One genomic window of Candidatus Kuenenia stuttgartiensis includes the following:
- the folD gene encoding bifunctional methylenetetrahydrofolate dehydrogenase/methenyltetrahydrofolate cyclohydrolase FolD translates to MSAKLIKGTEIGEQILEEITGEVAEIKKKHGVVPGLVTILVGENPASMSYVTLKIKTAHRVGFKEVQDSQPADISEKDLLALIEKYNHDDSIHGILVQLPLPKHIDEKKVLNAIDPDKDVDGFHPVNVGRLMIGGNEVKFPPCTPAGIQELIVRSGVETRGAEVVVVGRSNIVGKPIANMMLQKGKGADATVTIVHTQTRNMAEHCKRADVLIVAAGVPGLVKPEWIKPGACVIDVGVNRVGEKPSKNDPNKMVALLKGDVDFEAASEIAGFITPVPGGVGPMTITMLMRNTLRSLKFKLGIK, encoded by the coding sequence ATGTCCGCAAAATTAATTAAAGGTACAGAGATTGGTGAACAAATATTAGAGGAAATTACCGGTGAAGTAGCGGAAATAAAGAAGAAACACGGCGTTGTTCCAGGCCTGGTAACAATCCTTGTCGGAGAAAACCCGGCATCCATGTCGTATGTAACCTTAAAAATCAAAACCGCTCACCGGGTTGGTTTTAAAGAGGTGCAGGATTCACAACCGGCGGATATTTCAGAAAAGGACCTTCTCGCCCTTATTGAAAAGTACAACCACGACGATTCAATTCACGGCATCCTTGTACAGCTTCCACTCCCGAAACATATTGATGAAAAGAAGGTGCTTAATGCCATTGATCCGGACAAGGATGTTGATGGGTTTCATCCTGTAAATGTCGGACGTCTTATGATCGGAGGCAATGAGGTAAAATTCCCGCCCTGCACCCCCGCCGGCATTCAGGAATTGATTGTACGGTCTGGCGTTGAAACCCGCGGCGCTGAGGTGGTTGTGGTTGGGCGTTCTAACATTGTGGGAAAACCAATCGCGAATATGATGCTTCAGAAAGGGAAAGGGGCGGACGCTACGGTAACAATAGTCCATACACAAACAAGAAATATGGCGGAACACTGCAAACGCGCAGACGTCCTTATTGTTGCCGCAGGAGTTCCCGGACTGGTAAAACCTGAATGGATTAAACCTGGCGCGTGTGTAATTGATGTGGGGGTGAACAGGGTAGGCGAAAAACCCAGCAAGAACGACCCAAACAAGATGGTTGCTCTTTTAAAAGGAGATGTTGATTTTGAAGCGGCGAGTGAAATTGCAGGATTTATTACCCCTGTTCCCGGAGGAGTAGGCCCTATGACCATTACAATGCTTATGAGAAATACCCTCAGGTCTTTGAAGTTTAAACTGGGGATAAAATAG
- a CDS encoding GlcG/HbpS family heme-binding protein, with product MSIRKILFYAFFVTVSFHGMNSSLYAAGGLPSHSALKDALSAVVKEDNGGFGFNMWATVVDRDGFVRVVVFSGNERGDQWPGSRVISAQKANTANAFSLPGFALSTANLFSAVQPGGSLFGLQLSNPVDTETAYSGAPQKYGKENDPMAGRRIGGINVFGGGLALYNSEGVLIGALGVSGDSSCADHIIAWKVRHVLMLDYVPKGVSPSGDDNIIHDIIAGTSQSGWGHPECSPEAMKIAEKLPKTHPVRTKK from the coding sequence ATGAGCATTCGTAAGATACTTTTTTATGCCTTTTTTGTTACCGTGTCTTTTCATGGTATGAATTCTTCTTTGTATGCTGCCGGTGGTTTGCCTTCCCATTCGGCATTAAAAGATGCGTTATCGGCGGTGGTAAAAGAAGACAACGGCGGCTTTGGTTTCAATATGTGGGCAACCGTTGTAGATCGGGACGGCTTTGTGAGAGTGGTGGTCTTCTCCGGAAATGAGAGAGGCGATCAGTGGCCCGGAAGCAGGGTTATTTCAGCACAAAAGGCAAACACTGCAAATGCGTTCAGTTTGCCCGGATTTGCATTATCGACTGCGAATCTTTTTTCTGCAGTTCAGCCTGGCGGCAGTTTGTTCGGGCTGCAGTTGAGTAATCCGGTTGATACAGAAACCGCCTACAGCGGGGCGCCGCAGAAATATGGAAAGGAAAACGACCCTATGGCTGGCAGGAGGATTGGCGGTATAAATGTGTTTGGAGGCGGACTGGCGCTTTACAATAGTGAAGGTGTGCTGATTGGTGCATTGGGAGTGAGCGGAGATAGTTCCTGTGCTGACCATATTATTGCATGGAAAGTACGGCATGTCCTTATGCTGGACTATGTCCCCAAAGGTGTCAGCCCTTCCGGCGACGATAATATCATACATGACATAATTGCCGGGACAAGCCAAAGTGGCTGGGGGCATCCGGAATGTTCTCCGGAGGCAATGAAGATTGCGGAAAAATTGCCTAAAACACATCCTGTTCGTACAAAAAAATGA
- a CDS encoding leucyl aminopeptidase yields MIINAKTGHAADETAEMLVFYMYEDSKKIHETLEPFDVSFNHAISELLKNKEFTVKLNNLRALPTYGKFPSQYVLLVGLGKKEDITFDKIRQASGTSVKTARDMGIKKVTSVMDSLEILAERLEEWCQSFTEGAVLGLYQFKKYKQTKPEEEKEVRALTLLVSDKKILTPVKEGIKRGQVIANAVSFARDLVNTPSQDKNPTILSNIAKNIAKEQGVSCKILSTPDLKKLRMGGILGVAQGSTQPPKFIILEYNPQSKNQDTIVIVGKGITFDSGGICLKPAKNMDQMKSDMSGGAAVLGVFSALAKLKVTQRIVGLIPCTENMPGGSAIKPGDIVTFHSGKTAEVANTDAEGRLILADALAYAEKFHPGAVVDFATLTGACVVALGGIATGMLGNNEELKNRIKTAGEKSWERVWELPLWEEYQEFIKSDIADIKNTGGSGAGTITAACFLSKFTEKYPWVHLDIAGTSWAEKNNAYMQKGATGVGVMLMLELLKDWKKFTKEK; encoded by the coding sequence GTGATTATCAATGCGAAAACAGGACATGCGGCAGATGAAACGGCGGAAATGTTAGTTTTTTATATGTACGAAGATAGCAAAAAGATACACGAGACATTAGAACCCTTCGATGTTTCATTCAACCATGCCATCTCTGAATTATTAAAAAATAAGGAATTTACCGTAAAGCTTAACAATCTCCGTGCCTTGCCTACCTATGGCAAATTTCCCTCCCAGTATGTCCTGCTTGTTGGTTTAGGGAAAAAAGAAGATATTACCTTTGACAAAATCAGACAGGCGTCCGGTACTTCCGTTAAAACCGCGCGTGATATGGGTATTAAGAAGGTGACAAGCGTAATGGATTCACTGGAAATCCTTGCAGAAAGGCTGGAAGAATGGTGCCAGTCCTTTACCGAAGGCGCTGTATTAGGGCTGTATCAATTTAAAAAGTATAAACAAACAAAGCCGGAAGAAGAAAAGGAAGTCAGGGCGCTTACCCTTTTGGTATCTGATAAGAAAATCCTGACTCCGGTGAAGGAAGGCATAAAACGCGGACAGGTTATCGCAAATGCAGTTTCATTCGCCAGAGACCTGGTGAACACTCCCTCACAGGATAAAAATCCTACTATACTGTCGAATATTGCAAAAAATATTGCAAAAGAGCAAGGCGTCTCATGCAAGATATTATCAACACCTGACCTTAAAAAACTCAGGATGGGAGGCATATTGGGTGTTGCCCAGGGCAGCACACAGCCCCCGAAATTCATCATACTGGAGTATAATCCGCAAAGCAAAAATCAGGACACTATTGTAATTGTCGGGAAAGGCATCACCTTTGATTCCGGGGGGATATGTCTGAAACCGGCAAAAAACATGGACCAGATGAAAAGCGATATGTCGGGAGGGGCAGCCGTACTGGGTGTTTTCAGCGCCCTTGCCAAACTTAAGGTCACCCAGCGTATTGTAGGGCTTATTCCCTGTACGGAAAACATGCCGGGCGGCTCTGCAATTAAACCGGGTGATATTGTCACATTTCATTCCGGCAAAACTGCTGAGGTGGCAAATACCGACGCCGAAGGACGTCTGATCCTTGCCGATGCGCTTGCTTATGCTGAGAAATTTCATCCCGGTGCAGTAGTAGATTTCGCAACGCTTACCGGAGCATGCGTAGTCGCTTTGGGCGGCATTGCAACAGGAATGCTGGGGAATAATGAAGAACTGAAAAACAGGATAAAAACCGCCGGAGAAAAATCATGGGAAAGGGTATGGGAACTCCCTCTCTGGGAAGAATACCAGGAATTCATTAAAAGCGATATTGCAGATATTAAAAATACGGGAGGCAGCGGCGCCGGCACGATAACTGCTGCCTGTTTTTTAAGTAAGTTTACGGAGAAATATCCCTGGGTACACCTTGATATCGCAGGAACCTCCTGGGCGGAGAAAAATAACGCCTACATGCAAAAAGGGGCAACGGGAGTAGGTGTTATGCTGATGCTTGAGTTATTGAAGGACTGGAAGAAGTTTACGAAAGAAAAATGA
- the uvrA gene encoding excinuclease ABC subunit UvrA has protein sequence MTTKENGNSIIIRGAREHNLKGINVDIPRDHITVITGISGSGKSSLAFDTIYAEGQRRYIESLSSYARQFLDQIQKPDVELIEGLPPTIAIEQRTCPSSPRSTVATITEIYDYMRLLYAKTGTPYCCLCNCVIARQSIEQIQQKIMEIPQKSRIMLLAPLVIGKKGEHREIFQSLLQKGFVSARVDGSVTDLDVIPKLARYKAHDIYAIVDKLIIKEGVQSRLHHSIETCLTLGNGVMVVSEEKKKRWKDTIFSERYACPNCGKGYEEPAPRLFSFNSPYGACQGCDGLGSTLDFDPELIIKDKHLSIKEGAIDAWNNWGSLTQTIYDDHIKTFTEMYSISPATSFANLPEKVSHALLYGSADFEGVIPDLHRIYKKTTSERVLKRLSGYMSYRTCSLCNGARLRPEALAVKISNTSIHEIMTFTVEEALAFFKTLTFSGRQAVISKQLLKEIQSRLQFMMEVGLHYLALGRSSDTLSGGEAQRTQLAKQVGTGLVGVCYVLDEPTIGLHPRDNERLQKTLYALKENGNTVILVEHDEYTIRHADYIIDLGPKAGEQGGRIVAQGTLKEILSNPDSITGRYLCHSPETITTHKRKKYNLKHALEIKGACANNLKTISVKIPLKVFCCITGVSGSGKSTLVHDVLYRALTKALHGGHTLPGKHEKITGIRHIDKVIEIDQSPIGRTPRSNPATYTKVFDPIRALFAQTQSAKIRGYTAARYSFNISGGRCEACKGQGTKKMEMHFLPDTYVICDECNGKRYTTATLETMYKGKNISEVLEMRIEDAHFFFAAVPRIERVLRTLKDVGLGYIKLGQSSTSLSGGEAQRIKLATELSRRETGKTLYILDEPTTGLHMADIQQLLKILHQLVDLGNSVLVIEHNHEVIKAADYIIDLGPEGGAKGGEIVAAGTPEEIAETKESYTGRYLKEFMTKQVLNVGNLEC, from the coding sequence ATGACCACAAAAGAAAACGGCAACTCCATTATCATCCGGGGGGCAAGAGAACATAACCTTAAAGGTATAAATGTGGACATACCGCGGGATCACATTACCGTTATTACCGGCATAAGCGGTTCCGGAAAGTCATCCCTTGCCTTTGACACGATTTACGCGGAAGGGCAGCGGCGCTACATCGAGAGTCTTTCCTCGTATGCCCGTCAATTTCTTGACCAGATTCAAAAACCCGACGTCGAACTTATTGAAGGGTTGCCGCCAACGATTGCCATTGAACAGCGCACCTGTCCCTCAAGCCCGCGTTCAACCGTGGCGACAATAACGGAAATCTACGATTATATGCGCCTGCTCTACGCAAAAACAGGCACCCCTTATTGCTGTCTCTGCAACTGCGTAATCGCCCGCCAAAGTATTGAACAAATACAGCAGAAAATCATGGAAATCCCCCAGAAATCAAGGATTATGCTCCTTGCGCCGCTTGTGATAGGGAAAAAAGGTGAACATCGGGAAATATTTCAATCGCTCTTACAAAAGGGGTTCGTAAGCGCACGGGTTGACGGCTCGGTCACTGACCTTGACGTCATCCCGAAACTGGCACGTTATAAAGCCCATGATATTTACGCAATTGTGGATAAACTCATTATAAAAGAAGGCGTCCAGTCACGGCTTCACCATTCCATTGAAACATGCCTCACTCTTGGCAATGGAGTGATGGTTGTAAGCGAAGAAAAGAAGAAACGTTGGAAAGACACGATCTTCAGCGAACGGTACGCCTGTCCCAATTGCGGCAAGGGATATGAAGAACCGGCCCCGCGCCTGTTTTCATTTAATAGTCCCTATGGCGCATGCCAGGGATGTGACGGACTCGGAAGTACCCTTGATTTTGATCCGGAATTAATTATTAAAGATAAGCATCTGAGCATTAAAGAGGGGGCAATTGACGCCTGGAACAATTGGGGTTCTCTTACACAGACAATTTATGATGATCACATCAAAACATTTACAGAAATGTATTCCATTTCACCTGCTACATCTTTCGCCAATCTGCCGGAAAAGGTTTCTCACGCATTGCTTTACGGGTCTGCGGATTTCGAGGGGGTTATTCCTGATCTGCACCGGATCTACAAAAAAACCACCTCTGAACGTGTTTTGAAGCGTCTCTCCGGTTACATGAGCTACAGAACGTGCTCACTGTGCAATGGCGCACGATTAAGGCCGGAGGCGCTTGCAGTAAAAATCAGTAACACCTCTATCCATGAAATCATGACATTCACTGTAGAGGAGGCGCTTGCATTTTTCAAAACGCTGACGTTCTCAGGACGACAGGCCGTTATTTCCAAACAACTGCTGAAAGAAATTCAAAGCAGGCTTCAGTTCATGATGGAGGTTGGGCTGCACTATCTTGCCCTTGGACGCAGCAGCGATACCCTTTCCGGGGGAGAAGCGCAAAGAACCCAACTGGCAAAACAGGTAGGAACGGGGCTTGTTGGTGTGTGCTACGTGCTGGATGAACCCACAATAGGCCTTCATCCGAGGGATAACGAACGACTCCAGAAAACCCTGTACGCCCTGAAAGAAAACGGAAACACGGTAATTCTTGTCGAGCATGACGAATACACAATTCGTCATGCTGATTACATCATCGACCTTGGGCCAAAAGCGGGAGAGCAGGGGGGGCGTATCGTAGCGCAAGGGACATTGAAGGAAATTCTCAGCAATCCTGACTCCATAACCGGCCGTTATCTGTGCCATTCACCGGAAACAATCACTACGCATAAAAGAAAAAAATACAATCTGAAACACGCCCTGGAAATTAAAGGTGCATGTGCCAATAACCTGAAGACAATCTCGGTAAAAATCCCTTTAAAGGTTTTCTGTTGCATCACCGGCGTATCAGGTTCAGGCAAGAGCACACTTGTTCACGACGTCCTGTACCGCGCCCTTACAAAAGCCCTGCACGGCGGCCATACCCTCCCCGGGAAACACGAAAAAATTACCGGCATCAGGCATATTGACAAGGTTATTGAAATTGACCAGTCTCCCATAGGGCGCACGCCACGTTCAAATCCGGCGACGTATACAAAGGTGTTTGACCCAATTCGCGCCCTCTTTGCGCAAACACAGTCGGCAAAGATACGCGGTTATACCGCGGCAAGATACAGCTTCAACATCAGCGGTGGGCGCTGTGAGGCATGCAAGGGACAGGGCACAAAAAAAATGGAAATGCATTTTCTGCCCGATACCTATGTTATTTGTGATGAATGCAATGGAAAGCGGTACACCACTGCAACGTTGGAAACCATGTATAAAGGGAAAAATATATCCGAGGTGCTTGAAATGAGAATAGAAGATGCGCATTTTTTTTTTGCCGCTGTTCCCAGGATAGAAAGGGTTTTACGCACACTCAAGGACGTCGGGCTGGGATATATAAAACTGGGGCAGTCAAGCACGTCCCTTTCCGGAGGGGAAGCTCAAAGAATCAAGCTTGCCACGGAGCTTTCCAGGAGAGAAACAGGAAAGACCCTTTATATCCTTGATGAACCGACAACCGGTTTGCATATGGCAGACATACAACAATTACTGAAAATATTGCATCAGCTTGTTGATTTGGGGAATTCCGTGCTTGTCATAGAACATAATCATGAGGTTATTAAAGCGGCGGACTACATTATCGATCTGGGGCCTGAAGGGGGTGCAAAAGGAGGTGAAATTGTCGCGGCAGGAACGCCGGAGGAAATAGCAGAAACAAAAGAATCCTATACCGGAAGATATTTAAAAGAATTTATGACAAAGCAAGTTCTCAATGTAGGAAATTTAGAATGCTAA
- the gspE gene encoding type II secretion system ATPase GspE: MVLATDNNVGEVLLEIGKINRQDLERAFEAQKQTGQKLGRILIDLGTVSEEDLRLAYSRLLEIPVWEKKKTDTYPMLENVPKVFLTTNRVLPLSLDENVLDIALADPQDTLLIEAIALSTGREVRVFAGTERDIISSLEKLYETGVSEEEEDAMASSVEMMEDIEQLRDMASEAPVIRLVNSILTKAIEVGASDIHIEVFERNTRLRYRVDGVLGELAPPPRELYNSIVSRIKIMAKLNIAEKRLPQDGRIRMRVAGKEIDLRVSIIPMSHGEGIVMRILDRTAVMLDLETLGFQPEFLKKFRRLISRPEGMFLVTGPTGSGKTTTLYAVLKEIVSPEVKIITVEDPVEYSMQGVNQIQVNPQIDLTFASGLRSILRHDPDVVLIGEIRDRETASIAVQASLTGHLVFSTLHTNDSASAFTRLMDMGVEDYLISSCLIGVLAQRLVRRLCPKCRELYMPGPEIRKTVGLEEGVPLYGPKGCDDCNNTGLKGRRTIAEFLVVDEGIRRLVLAHKDSSEIMKEAVKKGTKTLWDDGLDLVRRGETTLEELLRVSSDTENG, translated from the coding sequence ATGGTGTTGGCAACGGACAATAATGTCGGAGAGGTACTTCTTGAAATAGGCAAGATAAACCGTCAGGACTTAGAGCGGGCATTTGAAGCGCAGAAGCAGACGGGACAAAAGCTTGGCCGTATACTCATTGACCTTGGAACCGTTTCAGAAGAAGACCTGCGCCTCGCATACAGCAGGTTGCTGGAAATACCGGTTTGGGAAAAAAAGAAGACGGATACATATCCGATGCTGGAAAATGTGCCGAAGGTGTTTTTGACCACAAACCGGGTGCTTCCTTTAAGCCTCGATGAAAACGTACTAGATATCGCGCTTGCAGATCCGCAGGATACGCTGCTGATTGAAGCAATTGCATTGTCAACCGGCAGGGAGGTAAGGGTCTTTGCCGGAACAGAAAGAGATATCATTAGTTCTCTGGAAAAACTCTATGAAACCGGGGTGAGCGAAGAAGAGGAAGATGCTATGGCTTCATCTGTTGAGATGATGGAAGACATAGAACAATTGCGTGATATGGCCTCCGAAGCGCCCGTTATCCGCCTGGTAAACAGCATCCTGACAAAAGCAATTGAAGTAGGCGCCAGCGATATACATATTGAAGTTTTTGAGAGAAATACCCGGCTGCGTTACCGGGTGGACGGCGTCCTGGGTGAGCTTGCCCCCCCGCCCCGCGAGTTGTATAACTCAATTGTTTCACGTATCAAGATTATGGCAAAGTTAAATATTGCCGAAAAACGGCTGCCGCAGGACGGCAGGATAAGAATGAGGGTTGCAGGCAAGGAGATTGATTTACGTGTGTCCATTATCCCTATGAGTCATGGCGAAGGTATTGTAATGAGGATTCTGGACCGTACTGCCGTAATGCTGGATCTGGAAACGCTGGGATTTCAACCTGAATTTTTAAAGAAATTCCGGAGGCTGATCAGCAGGCCGGAAGGCATGTTTCTTGTGACAGGCCCAACAGGAAGCGGAAAGACAACCACACTGTATGCCGTTCTCAAGGAGATCGTTTCCCCTGAAGTGAAGATAATAACCGTAGAAGATCCGGTAGAATACAGTATGCAGGGCGTAAACCAGATACAGGTAAACCCCCAGATCGACCTGACGTTTGCGTCAGGGCTGCGTTCAATTTTACGCCATGATCCGGATGTTGTTTTGATCGGCGAGATCAGGGATCGCGAAACGGCGTCAATCGCTGTCCAGGCCTCTTTGACCGGACACCTCGTGTTTTCAACACTTCACACAAATGATTCGGCTTCTGCCTTTACCCGGTTGATGGATATGGGAGTAGAGGATTACCTGATTTCATCGTGCCTTATTGGCGTGCTTGCCCAAAGGCTTGTTCGCAGGCTATGCCCGAAATGCCGGGAGTTGTATATGCCGGGGCCGGAGATCCGCAAGACGGTTGGGCTAGAAGAAGGCGTCCCCCTGTATGGCCCAAAGGGGTGTGATGATTGTAATAATACGGGGTTGAAGGGAAGAAGGACAATTGCAGAGTTTCTTGTAGTGGATGAAGGCATTCGAAGACTCGTTTTAGCCCACAAAGACTCAAGTGAAATAATGAAAGAAGCCGTGAAAAAAGGGACAAAAACGTTATGGGATGACGGGCTGGATCTGGTTCGAAGGGGAGAGACCACCCTGGAGGAACTACTCAGGGTCTCTTCTGATACGGAAAACGGGTAG
- the gspG gene encoding type II secretion system major pseudopilin GspG, whose product MKELKMRSYLLRNGGFTLLELLIVMIIIGLLAALIGPKMIGRVGESRQTVAKQQIEGFSTALEMFKLDTTRYPTQEEGMEALVAAPHEVENWKGPYLKKKFIPKDPWGNDYVYVYPGENGDYDIISYGADGAEGGDGENADVVSWE is encoded by the coding sequence ATGAAAGAATTGAAAATGAGGTCGTATTTGTTGAGAAATGGTGGTTTTACGTTGTTGGAATTGCTCATAGTTATGATTATTATAGGCCTGCTTGCTGCATTGATAGGGCCTAAAATGATTGGCCGTGTGGGTGAATCACGGCAGACAGTGGCAAAACAACAGATTGAAGGATTCTCAACGGCCCTGGAAATGTTTAAACTCGATACTACCAGATATCCAACGCAGGAGGAGGGTATGGAGGCATTGGTTGCGGCGCCGCACGAAGTGGAAAACTGGAAAGGCCCCTACTTAAAAAAGAAGTTTATTCCTAAAGACCCGTGGGGAAATGACTACGTATATGTGTATCCGGGAGAGAATGGCGATTATGACATTATTTCGTATGGCGCTGACGGCGCAGAAGGCGGCGATGGTGAAAATGCAGACGTGGTAAGCTGGGAGTAG
- a CDS encoding prepilin-type N-terminal cleavage/methylation domain-containing protein: MDKYIFFANKNSLQKHGFTLIELIIVMVIMGIIAGISIPRYTGSLDTIKFRKIMSGIVFSLREARIIAMSGGAKTEVVLDLLDGYLWCEGMEKLEIPYEIQMFSDNFEDADEQIRVFTFYPSGTAHGRKLGFAYGEMTAVLHIEPLGGLATFRLGEDMEQTVKYERIPGEITDKEIEQKINALKVSAVLTSRGPRGKTPLHAENRSDSFDNYEDDSYDVDEEDEDVDD; this comes from the coding sequence ATGGATAAATATATATTTTTTGCAAATAAGAATTCCTTGCAAAAGCATGGATTTACTTTAATCGAACTTATTATCGTTATGGTAATTATGGGAATCATTGCCGGTATTTCAATTCCCCGCTATACAGGGTCTCTTGATACCATTAAATTCAGGAAGATTATGTCCGGCATTGTTTTTTCCCTGAGAGAAGCCAGGATTATTGCAATGTCCGGGGGGGCAAAAACGGAAGTAGTGCTTGACCTGTTGGACGGCTATCTATGGTGTGAAGGCATGGAAAAATTGGAAATCCCCTATGAAATACAAATGTTTTCTGATAATTTTGAGGATGCTGACGAACAAATAAGGGTCTTTACCTTTTATCCGAGCGGCACTGCCCACGGCAGGAAATTGGGGTTTGCATATGGTGAAATGACTGCGGTTTTGCACATAGAACCCCTGGGCGGCCTTGCCACGTTTCGCTTAGGCGAAGACATGGAACAGACCGTAAAATATGAAAGAATCCCGGGAGAAATTACCGATAAAGAAATTGAACAAAAGATCAATGCATTGAAAGTTTCTGCTGTTTTAACAAGTAGAGGACCAAGGGGAAAGACCCCATTACACGCGGAGAACAGAAGCGATTCCTTTGACAACTACGAAGATGATTCCTATGATGTCGATGAAGAAGATGAAGATGTGGATGATTAA
- a CDS encoding response regulator: MLSKRILIVDDEEGYRKVLSNSLTDLGFETTVAANGMDALEEMKKKNYAVILLDMKMPGIDGIELLERIRKEQLFSSIVIITAYTYEDIAREAICKGAKKVIRKPFSMDEIKSCLNELMKPEEAGKFNMEEVKHEEII, encoded by the coding sequence ATGCTATCGAAAAGAATTCTGATCGTTGATGATGAAGAGGGGTATAGAAAGGTATTATCGAATTCCCTGACGGATTTAGGGTTTGAGACAACAGTTGCAGCAAACGGCATGGATGCACTGGAAGAGATGAAAAAGAAAAACTATGCAGTGATATTACTGGACATGAAGATGCCAGGCATAGATGGAATTGAACTGTTAGAACGCATTCGAAAGGAACAGCTTTTTTCTTCAATAGTGATTATTACAGCATATACGTATGAAGATATTGCAAGGGAAGCCATTTGTAAGGGTGCAAAAAAGGTAATTAGGAAACCTTTTAGTATGGATGAAATCAAGTCGTGTCTTAATGAATTAATGAAACCGGAAGAGGCCGGTAAATTTAACATGGAAGAGGTAAAACATGAAGAAATTATTTAA
- a CDS encoding cache domain-containing protein produces the protein MKKLFKESIFIVAITLVFFGLFPLLLFRMLAFPNAKTELEQHVQRNLEDALYKQNDLLSRFWEERRSHARSISDAIQSTMFIYGDEDFVGILSGGNELEYLRLSTQLECTKADYGYKGIFICDAAGIVHITTADEKSLKGTNIMKEDAFRDVQETLYDGKSYISGVSHFSVNKKEDTEEPSLFISYPIKGNRHDIIGAIFLWMNTSLLDTAMNSFVLGKTGEAYLINKEGIMITQSRFSRHHGNETNDTCKTCHIVENPETKMMTKGVKSCVTGKASGYNLEGYRDYGGIKVVGAWRWLKDMHMGLMVEIDADEAFNTINNINSMIKSFMIVVLIPAVVLAFLLHRKINLGYMIKGLPLPKKTLIGTALILVVGFIIAILDGYQLKKESGYIREQEYRISNPFSVLGSIAILREEGFIENNISKFRKEYRIKKSENIFHNDKKESELVKGGNYH, from the coding sequence ATGAAGAAATTATTTAAGGAAAGTATATTTATCGTAGCTATCACCCTTGTATTCTTTGGATTATTTCCGCTTTTGTTGTTTCGCATGTTGGCATTTCCCAATGCGAAGACAGAGCTGGAACAACATGTTCAAAGAAATCTGGAAGACGCATTGTACAAACAAAATGACCTTCTCTCACGGTTTTGGGAAGAAAGAAGATCGCATGCACGTTCAATTTCTGATGCTATTCAAAGCACAATGTTTATTTATGGTGATGAAGATTTTGTAGGTATTTTAAGCGGCGGAAATGAACTTGAATATTTACGATTAAGCACGCAACTGGAGTGTACGAAGGCAGATTATGGTTATAAAGGGATTTTTATATGTGATGCGGCAGGTATTGTACACATAACGACCGCAGACGAAAAGTCACTTAAGGGAACGAATATTATGAAGGAAGACGCCTTTCGGGATGTTCAGGAGACTTTGTACGACGGCAAGTCATATATTTCTGGCGTATCACATTTCTCGGTAAATAAAAAAGAAGACACTGAAGAACCTTCGCTGTTCATATCATACCCAATCAAGGGAAATCGCCACGATATCATTGGAGCGATTTTCCTTTGGATGAATACTTCCCTGCTGGATACGGCGATGAATAGTTTTGTACTCGGGAAAACAGGTGAAGCCTATTTGATAAATAAAGAAGGAATTATGATTACACAATCAAGATTTTCCCGTCACCATGGAAATGAGACGAATGATACATGCAAAACGTGTCACATTGTAGAGAACCCGGAAACAAAAATGATGACAAAAGGAGTGAAAAGTTGTGTTACGGGAAAGGCTTCCGGCTATAACCTGGAAGGATATCGCGATTATGGAGGAATAAAGGTCGTTGGCGCATGGCGCTGGCTGAAAGATATGCACATGGGTTTAATGGTGGAGATAGATGCAGATGAGGCATTTAATACAATAAACAATATTAACTCAATGATAAAATCTTTCATGATTGTAGTGCTCATTCCCGCAGTTGTTCTTGCCTTTTTATTACACAGAAAAATCAATCTGGGATATATGATAAAAGGTTTGCCTCTCCCTAAAAAAACCTTGATCGGGACTGCCCTTATTCTTGTTGTGGGATTTATCATAGCGATTTTGGACGGATATCAGTTGAAGAAGGAAAGCGGTTATATCAGAGAACAGGAATACAGAATATCAAATCCCTTTAGTGTACTGGGATCTATTGCCATACTGAGAGAAGAAGGTTTTATAGAAAATAACATTTCAAAGTTCAGAAAGGAGTATCGTATTAAAAAATCTGAAAATATTTTTCACAATGATAAGAAGGAGAGCGAACTGGTAAAAGGCGGAAATTACCATTAA